The following are encoded together in the Thiobacillus sp. SCUT-2 genome:
- a CDS encoding DUF2493 domain-containing protein encodes MGAADPAKDLTMTTDHDDTEFEPPHNSSPTDHVLNELQLYGYRPFQDEPDPRPLPEGNAVAGAVADIIDALVSTLSDTRLEPDLEDLLWSTVNLFHRAVDRIERELDDNEQAQRRSQREQNGSEVKSVELERLTAEGITLTERRNSMELFRDQAAEHFEVHTGSPWRPRSGSLVNHRALTAAMIDSRDFLAAKRRAETEVMLPPGPKIALTGGLDFNDHRLIWDRLDKVHAKHPDMVLLHGGSPKGAELIAAKWASNRKVPQIAFKPDWTKHAKAAPFKRNDALLAVLPIGVLHFPGTGIQDNLADKAKKLGIPVWKHGEGGA; translated from the coding sequence ATGGGCGCGGCCGATCCGGCAAAGGACCTCACTATGACGACCGACCACGACGACACCGAATTCGAACCGCCGCACAACTCATCCCCGACCGATCATGTCCTCAACGAGCTTCAGCTCTATGGCTACCGTCCCTTTCAGGACGAACCCGACCCAAGGCCGCTTCCCGAAGGCAATGCCGTGGCCGGAGCCGTCGCCGACATCATCGACGCCCTCGTCTCGACCCTGAGCGACACGCGCCTCGAACCGGACCTCGAGGATTTGCTCTGGTCCACCGTCAATCTCTTTCACCGCGCCGTCGACCGCATTGAGCGCGAGCTTGACGACAATGAGCAGGCGCAGCGGCGCAGTCAGCGCGAACAGAACGGCTCGGAGGTGAAATCCGTCGAACTCGAACGGCTGACGGCAGAGGGCATCACGCTGACCGAGCGCCGCAACAGCATGGAGCTCTTTCGCGACCAGGCCGCCGAACATTTCGAGGTTCACACTGGCTCACCCTGGCGTCCCCGCTCGGGATCGCTGGTCAACCACCGCGCGCTCACGGCCGCGATGATCGACAGCCGCGACTTCCTGGCTGCGAAGCGACGGGCCGAAACCGAGGTGATGCTGCCACCTGGGCCGAAGATCGCCCTCACCGGCGGACTCGACTTCAATGACCATCGCCTGATCTGGGATCGGCTCGACAAGGTCCACGCCAAGCATCCCGACATGGTGCTGCTGCACGGTGGCTCACCGAAAGGCGCCGAACTCATCGCCGCCAAATGGGCGAGCAACCGCAAGGTGCCGCAGATCGCCTTCAAGCCCGATTGGACGAAGCACGCCAAGGCCGCACCATTCAAGCGCAACGACGCGCTACTGGCGGTGCTGCCGATCGGCGTCCTCCACTTCCCGGGCACCGGCATCCAGGACAACCTCGCCGACAAGGCGAAGAAGCTCGGCATCCCGGTCTGGAAGCATGGCGAGGGCGGCGCGTGA
- a CDS encoding DUF736 domain-containing protein yields the protein MANIGSFKKVGSDFQGEIVTLSVQTKGVRIVAENNRSNENAPSHRVYVGRAEIGAAWSKRSEEGRDYLSLKLDDPSFNAPIYANLFDDEDGEGYTLIWSRPRKNGD from the coding sequence ATGGCTAACATCGGTTCTTTCAAGAAGGTCGGCAGCGACTTCCAGGGCGAGATCGTCACCCTGAGCGTGCAGACCAAGGGCGTCCGCATTGTCGCCGAGAACAACCGCTCCAACGAGAACGCCCCCAGCCACCGCGTCTATGTGGGGCGGGCGGAAATCGGGGCGGCGTGGTCGAAGCGCTCCGAAGAGGGCCGCGACTATCTCTCGCTCAAGCTCGACGACCCTTCCTTCAACGCCCCGATCTACGCGAACCTGTTCGACGACGAGGACGGCGAAGGCTACACCCTCATCTGGTCGCGGCCGCGCAAGAACGGCGACTGA
- a CDS encoding DUF2285 domain-containing protein, which yields MVTLTKAPDGLVDPKFGLDSPSLQSILAVEDEDQVVELRGARLRLHREDKEGGSVAVLLPLDQLFDIRVAAALRLWRGLTGRTPGPNLGILTPERRGRLILALRALDGRLERATYPEIAAVLFDVESISKRDWISHELRDQTGRIVRLGFKMMRGGYRQLLVYPYRRRI from the coding sequence GTGGTGACCCTAACCAAAGCCCCGGACGGCCTCGTCGATCCTAAATTTGGCCTCGACTCACCCAGCCTCCAATCCATTCTCGCTGTTGAAGATGAAGATCAAGTCGTCGAGCTCCGTGGCGCGCGCCTGCGGCTTCATCGCGAAGATAAGGAAGGCGGCTCCGTCGCCGTCCTCCTGCCGCTCGACCAACTATTCGACATACGAGTCGCTGCCGCGCTCCGCCTGTGGCGTGGCCTCACCGGACGGACACCGGGCCCCAACCTCGGCATCCTCACACCCGAGCGGCGCGGGCGGCTCATCCTCGCGCTGCGCGCGCTGGATGGCCGGCTTGAGCGCGCGACGTACCCGGAGATTGCCGCCGTTTTGTTCGACGTCGAATCCATCTCCAAGCGCGACTGGATCTCGCATGAGCTGCGGGATCAGACCGGCCGGATCGTCCGGCTCGGATTCAAGATGATGAGAGGCGGCTACAGGCAGCTTCTCGTCTATCCCTATCGACGCCGCATCTGA
- a CDS encoding DUF4336 domain-containing protein, translated as MLERTHDALWVAEGQNVRFFGVPYPTRSAIIRLENGDLWVWSPVKLTAVLRAEVSQLGPVRHLVSPNKLHHLYLKEWKAAFPGAQLWGPRSTIKKRPDLEFYGALQDDPPSEWLPDIDQAWFRGSFAMDEIVFLHRPSATVIVADLIQTFSDAFLRKHWGWYSFLARLDGLTQEQACAPREWRWSFINRAPARRARDKVLGWKCRNLIVAHGERPGAIDQAFLTKSFRWLGA; from the coding sequence ATGCTTGAACGGACGCACGACGCCCTATGGGTTGCAGAGGGGCAGAACGTGCGCTTTTTTGGCGTTCCCTATCCGACACGTTCGGCGATCATCCGGCTCGAAAACGGCGACCTGTGGGTTTGGTCCCCGGTCAAGCTGACTGCGGTCTTGCGCGCTGAGGTGAGTCAGCTTGGTCCGGTTCGTCACCTCGTAAGCCCGAACAAGCTCCACCACCTCTATCTGAAGGAGTGGAAAGCAGCCTTTCCTGGCGCGCAACTATGGGGACCACGATCGACGATCAAGAAGCGCCCCGACCTCGAGTTCTATGGAGCGCTGCAGGATGATCCGCCGTCCGAGTGGCTCCCCGACATCGATCAGGCATGGTTTCGTGGCTCCTTCGCTATGGACGAGATCGTGTTTCTTCATCGTCCGTCGGCCACGGTAATCGTCGCCGACCTGATCCAAACATTCAGCGACGCGTTCCTCCGAAAGCATTGGGGTTGGTACAGTTTCCTGGCGCGTCTGGATGGCCTGACTCAAGAACAGGCCTGCGCGCCGCGGGAATGGCGATGGTCATTTATCAACCGCGCGCCTGCGCGTCGGGCGCGCGACAAGGTGCTGGGCTGGAAGTGCCGAAACCTGATTGTGGCACATGGCGAGAGACCGGGCGCCATCGACCAAGCGTTTCTAACCAAGTCGTTCAGATGGCTTGGAGCCTAA
- a CDS encoding DNA -binding domain-containing protein → MESLPFEPQVEDIAPTAAILTGYDERHAITYLRLLDAEADGADWREVAKIVLHIDPMQEHDRARRAWESHLARARWMTERGYHHLLRGGAPH, encoded by the coding sequence ATGGAGTCGCTACCCTTCGAGCCACAGGTGGAGGATATCGCCCCAACCGCCGCCATCCTCACCGGCTACGATGAGCGACATGCAATCACCTATCTCCGCCTGCTCGACGCTGAAGCTGATGGCGCGGATTGGAGAGAGGTTGCGAAAATCGTCCTGCATATCGATCCGATGCAGGAACATGATCGCGCCCGGCGCGCTTGGGAAAGCCACCTCGCCCGCGCTCGGTGGATGACTGAGAGAGGCTACCACCACCTTCTCCGGGGAGGCGCACCCCACTGA
- a CDS encoding Chromate resistance protein ChrB, translated as MEAIALDRAQENKVFARYKRDREVQYREIIGRCADFEAEIAKRWPINKFTCAECEKDGTDLKRLQSWLDKIRKFNFYGGTQAEEAAARLKACEGILDIYAQQVFEAHGENQ; from the coding sequence TTGGAGGCAATTGCGCTCGATCGAGCTCAGGAAAACAAGGTCTTCGCCCGATACAAGAGGGATCGAGAGGTGCAATACCGGGAGATTATCGGCCGGTGCGCGGATTTCGAGGCCGAGATTGCCAAAAGATGGCCCATCAACAAGTTCACTTGTGCCGAATGTGAGAAAGACGGCACTGATCTCAAGAGGCTTCAGAGTTGGCTCGACAAGATCCGCAAGTTTAACTTCTACGGTGGGACGCAGGCCGAGGAGGCTGCTGCGCGTCTGAAAGCCTGCGAGGGGATTCTCGACATTTATGCGCAGCAGGTTTTCGAGGCTCATGGCGAGAATCAGTGA
- a CDS encoding helix-turn-helix transcriptional regulator, giving the protein MSTTLAGFPQRYLRTPEAARFVGLSIRTLEKHRIYGTGPRYSKLGGRVVYRVEDLQEWVDAAAKASTSDPGKAVVLPARRHSAAELEQARHPRR; this is encoded by the coding sequence ATGTCCACCACTCTCGCGGGCTTCCCGCAACGCTATCTACGCACGCCCGAAGCCGCGCGCTTCGTCGGCCTCTCCATCCGCACACTCGAAAAGCATCGCATCTACGGCACCGGCCCCCGCTATTCGAAGCTCGGCGGGCGCGTCGTCTACCGCGTCGAAGACCTGCAGGAATGGGTCGACGCGGCCGCGAAGGCGTCGACGTCCGATCCGGGTAAAGCCGTCGTCCTGCCGGCCCGCCGCCACTCGGCCGCGGAACTTGAGCAAGCCCGTCACCCACGCCGCTGA
- a CDS encoding MFS transporter translates to MAIRPIDRTSGWRAIPAGVWALGFVSMFMDFSSEIIHALLPMYLVAVLGTSALTVGVIEGIAEATGQITRIFSGALSDRLGRRKALAVLGYCLSACAKPIFPLASAVGWLMVARFVDRLGKGIRGAPRDALVADLSASHLRGASFGLRQSLDTVGAVLGPLVAIGLMWLTNNHFTVVFWVAVVPALGAVALILVAVHEPQPSKRRARSGGFSNLGTLGAACWSVIAIGAIFSLARFSEAFLVLRARSIGLPLTLVPAVLVVMNVAYALSAYPVGALSDRLPRSTVLGLGLCMIIVADLVLARTSSVAELVIGVFLWGLHMGFTQGLFAALVADTAPPDRRGTAFGMFNLISGLAQLCASVIAGVFWDMHGPSRTFFVGAGLAILALVVLILARRRLVESSPAMTNEIAENPSDMR, encoded by the coding sequence GTGGCAATCCGCCCCATCGACCGTACGAGCGGCTGGCGTGCCATTCCCGCCGGAGTGTGGGCGCTCGGCTTCGTCTCGATGTTCATGGATTTTTCGTCCGAAATAATACACGCGCTCCTGCCCATGTATCTCGTGGCGGTACTCGGCACGTCAGCACTTACCGTCGGCGTCATCGAGGGCATCGCCGAGGCGACCGGTCAAATCACAAGGATCTTCTCTGGCGCGCTCAGCGACAGGCTTGGCAGGCGCAAGGCTCTTGCGGTGCTCGGCTATTGCCTATCGGCTTGCGCGAAGCCGATTTTCCCGCTTGCCTCCGCCGTCGGCTGGCTCATGGTCGCACGCTTCGTCGACCGCCTGGGCAAGGGCATCCGCGGCGCTCCGCGCGATGCGCTGGTAGCGGATCTCAGCGCCTCGCACCTTCGCGGCGCAAGCTTCGGTCTCAGACAATCGCTCGATACTGTGGGGGCTGTTCTGGGCCCGCTCGTCGCAATCGGATTGATGTGGCTAACTAACAACCACTTCACGGTGGTCTTTTGGGTCGCCGTCGTGCCGGCGCTTGGGGCTGTCGCACTGATCCTGGTTGCGGTACATGAGCCACAGCCAAGCAAGAGACGAGCCCGGTCCGGTGGCTTCAGCAATCTCGGCACCCTCGGTGCCGCATGCTGGTCGGTGATTGCCATAGGCGCGATCTTCTCCCTCGCACGGTTCAGCGAGGCTTTTCTAGTGCTGCGCGCCCGGTCCATTGGTCTGCCATTGACCTTGGTGCCGGCCGTGTTGGTCGTGATGAATGTCGCTTATGCCCTCTCGGCCTATCCCGTCGGAGCGCTCTCCGACCGACTGCCCCGCTCGACAGTGCTCGGCTTGGGCCTCTGCATGATAATCGTCGCCGACCTTGTGTTGGCTCGAACCTCAAGTGTGGCCGAACTCGTAATCGGCGTATTCCTGTGGGGGCTCCACATGGGTTTCACCCAAGGTCTATTCGCGGCGTTGGTCGCCGATACGGCGCCCCCCGATCGCAGGGGGACTGCATTTGGTATGTTCAATCTTATCTCCGGACTGGCTCAGCTCTGCGCCAGTGTGATCGCCGGGGTGTTTTGGGACATGCATGGCCCGAGTAGAACCTTCTTTGTTGGTGCAGGTTTAGCCATCCTCGCCCTTGTCGTATTGATCCTGGCTCGTAGGCGACTGGTCGAATCGTCGCCTGCGATGACAAATGAAATAGCAGAAAATCCATCGGATATGAGGTGA
- a CDS encoding DUF7146 domain-containing protein has protein sequence MPRDASDLAHRLARDAETVCRHYLSNGRREGRYWLVGDARNTPGRSMYVRLKESPKGPAGKWTDAATGEHGDLLDVIRESCGLIDFHDVADEARRFLSLPHPEPSSDRPRARTPNAPTGSPEAARRLFAMSQPPMRTLVETYLRNRGITPLHEDGALRFHPRCYYRPDEDSPTETWPAMIARVTDLDGRITGAHRTWLDPDGFHPVRLGKAPIDTPRRAMGDLLGNAVRFGVANDVLAAGEGIETMLSLRCVLPTLPMAAALSANHLAALLLPATLRRLYIARDNDAAGDGAAIALTERAQSAGIEAITWSPRRGDFNEDLRGFGLDALQAALRVELIPQDVARFLLMATAETG, from the coding sequence ATGCCGCGCGATGCTTCCGACCTGGCACACCGTCTCGCGCGCGACGCCGAGACGGTATGCCGTCACTATCTCTCCAACGGCCGTCGTGAAGGCCGCTACTGGCTCGTCGGCGATGCCCGCAACACGCCGGGCCGGTCGATGTACGTGCGCTTGAAGGAGTCGCCGAAAGGGCCGGCCGGCAAGTGGACCGACGCCGCGACCGGCGAGCATGGCGATCTGCTCGATGTCATCCGCGAAAGCTGCGGCCTCATCGACTTCCATGACGTCGCCGACGAAGCACGCCGCTTCCTGAGCCTGCCTCATCCCGAGCCGTCGTCCGATCGTCCGCGCGCCCGGACACCCAATGCACCGACCGGCTCGCCGGAGGCGGCACGGCGATTGTTCGCCATGTCGCAGCCGCCAATGCGCACTCTCGTCGAGACGTATCTCCGTAATCGCGGCATTACGCCTTTGCACGAAGACGGCGCATTGCGATTCCATCCGCGCTGCTATTACCGGCCTGACGAGGATTCGCCGACCGAGACTTGGCCCGCGATGATCGCCCGTGTCACCGATCTCGATGGGCGCATCACCGGCGCGCACCGCACCTGGCTCGACCCCGATGGCTTCCATCCTGTCCGTCTCGGCAAGGCGCCGATCGACACGCCGCGACGGGCGATGGGCGACCTTCTCGGCAACGCCGTGCGTTTCGGTGTGGCCAATGATGTGCTCGCGGCCGGCGAAGGCATCGAGACCATGCTGTCGTTGCGCTGCGTGCTGCCAACCCTGCCGATGGCCGCCGCTCTCTCGGCCAATCACCTCGCCGCTCTCTTGCTCCCGGCGACTCTGCGCCGGCTCTATATTGCGCGCGACAACGATGCGGCCGGCGACGGGGCGGCGATTGCTCTGACCGAGCGCGCCCAATCGGCCGGTATCGAGGCGATCACCTGGTCGCCCCGGCGTGGCGACTTCAACGAGGATCTCCGCGGCTTCGGCCTCGACGCACTTCAGGCAGCCTTGCGGGTCGAACTCATCCCACAGGACGTCGCCCGCTTCCTGCTGATGGCGACGGCCGAGACGGGGTGA
- a CDS encoding transcriptional regulator domain-containing protein, with the protein MARADWRSASAYEDLRPLDAPAFAYEFLLRNPDFLSDHARLAQSSRKRTLDAADAEAFARRWGVRFQARFRSRATRRRSLDSPDAPERGDPNQSPGRPRRS; encoded by the coding sequence ATGGCTCGCGCCGATTGGCGGTCGGCGAGCGCGTATGAGGACCTGCGGCCGCTCGACGCGCCTGCCTTCGCCTATGAATTTCTACTGCGGAACCCCGACTTTCTGAGCGACCACGCGCGCCTGGCTCAGAGCAGCCGAAAGAGAACACTCGATGCCGCCGACGCCGAGGCGTTCGCCCGGCGCTGGGGGGTGCGATTTCAAGCGAGATTTAGATCCCGCGCGACACGACGCCGTTCTCTGGACAGCCCAGACGCTCCCGAGCGTGGTGACCCTAACCAAAGCCCCGGACGGCCTCGTCGATCCTAA
- a CDS encoding strawberry notch-like NTP hydrolase domain-containing protein — protein sequence MPRLAEAARLLLPHLEQGHRVDAAVLRAAMEQAFGASDTSGAWDWKTAYDACEAATVLFLRKYGKPLFRKAGSMAATLPQLAKVASLLPTHTRRSEESQALQQFSTPIPLGLAALCASAIAPGDRVLEPSAGTGLLAILAETAGGALVLNELAETQADLLAHLFPDLYVTRFDAAQIDDHLDRAITPTVVLMNPPFSAMANVSGRMADAAYRHVASALARLADGGRLVAITGANFGPETPSWRDAFARLQERGTVVFTAAIDGSVYAKHGTTVETRVTVIDKAPASDPAQFPASAGIAPDVATLVGWIAEHVPPRRPVAGLLAAPGAGNVATPRTVRGYLARAASRQQATAIAEPEGVELSYETVEWTPPEGVRLTDALYEEYGLQSIRIPGSLGHPTKLVQSAAMASVAPPKPSYRPHLPTAIVSDGLLSDAQLESIIYAGEAHTDFLAGAWSVDETFDLVTAARDDAESAVRFRRGWFLGDGTGAGKGRQVAGILLDNWLKGRRRALWISKSDKLIEDAQRDWSALGMERLLVTPLSRFRQGTPIRLAEGILFTTYATLRTDERGEKLSRVRQIVEWLGSDFDGVIIFDESHAMQNAVGGKGERGDQAPSQQGRAGLRLQHALPNARIVYVSATGATTVHNLAYAQRLGLCGGEDFPFATRAEFVEAIEDGGVAAMEVLARDLKALGLYAARSLSYEGVEYELVEHRLTPEQIRIYDAYAGAFSIIHNNLDAAMQAANITGETGTLNAQAKAAARSAFESAKQRFFGHLLTSMKTPSLIGAIERDLDAGHAAVIQIVSTGEALMERRLAEIPTEDWGDVQVDITPREYVLDYLAHSFPVQLYEPFTDSEGNLSSRPVYRDGQPVESREAVARRDRLIEKLASLPPVPGALDQIVQRFGTDIVAEVTGRSRRVIRKGDRLMVENRAASANLAETAAFMDDTKRILVFSDAGGTGRSYHAELSARNRRLRVHYLLEPGWKADAAIQGLGRTNRTNQAQPPLFRPIATDVKAEKRFLSTIARRLDTLGAITRGQRQTGGQGLFRPEDNLESHYGRDALRQLYMLLVRGKVEGCSLQTFEASTGLKLMDANGIKDELPPITTFLNRMLALTIDLQNVLFTAFEQLLTARIEGAIASGTYDAGLETLRAESFVVADRSVIYSHPATGAETRLLTITERRRNQPVTLDEALDRLSDPRAALLVNERSGRAAVQVPAPSLMLDDGEIERRVRLVRPMEHHSLPLKVMAESHWAEADRKSFASAWQTELGEVPEFTDSTIHVVAGLLLPIWKRLPNESTRVYRLQTDAGERIIGRKVSPAWVATALAAGAPTLTPDTAFAALMDGRTVLDLAEGLQLRRVRVMGANRIELSGFNDTMRDRLKAYGLFHEIISWKLRMFVPTDASGIAILAKVLDRYPVERVGEREAA from the coding sequence GTGCCACGCCTTGCCGAGGCCGCGCGGCTTCTTCTCCCCCATCTCGAGCAGGGACACCGCGTCGACGCCGCCGTCCTGCGCGCCGCGATGGAGCAGGCCTTCGGCGCTTCCGACACGTCCGGCGCGTGGGACTGGAAGACCGCCTATGACGCCTGCGAGGCGGCGACGGTCCTGTTTCTCCGCAAATACGGCAAGCCGCTTTTCCGCAAGGCCGGCTCCATGGCTGCGACGCTGCCTCAGCTCGCGAAGGTCGCGAGCCTTCTTCCCACCCATACACGGCGGTCCGAGGAGAGCCAGGCGCTTCAGCAATTCTCGACGCCGATCCCGCTCGGCCTCGCCGCGCTATGCGCCTCTGCCATAGCGCCCGGCGACCGCGTGCTGGAGCCGTCAGCCGGCACCGGCCTCCTGGCCATTCTCGCGGAGACCGCCGGCGGCGCGCTCGTCCTTAACGAGCTGGCCGAGACCCAGGCCGATCTGCTCGCCCACCTCTTTCCCGATCTTTACGTGACGCGCTTCGACGCGGCGCAGATCGACGATCACCTCGATCGCGCGATCACGCCGACCGTGGTGTTGATGAACCCACCGTTCTCGGCGATGGCGAACGTGAGCGGCAGGATGGCCGATGCCGCCTATCGCCATGTCGCTTCGGCGCTGGCGCGTCTCGCCGACGGCGGCAGGCTTGTCGCGATCACCGGCGCGAACTTCGGCCCCGAGACGCCATCCTGGCGCGATGCCTTCGCCCGCCTGCAGGAGCGCGGCACCGTCGTCTTCACCGCGGCGATCGACGGATCGGTCTATGCCAAGCACGGCACGACCGTCGAGACGCGCGTTACCGTGATCGATAAGGCGCCCGCGTCCGATCCGGCGCAGTTTCCCGCGTCCGCCGGGATCGCGCCGGACGTCGCCACGCTGGTCGGCTGGATCGCCGAACATGTCCCGCCGCGTCGCCCAGTCGCCGGACTGCTCGCTGCGCCGGGCGCCGGCAATGTCGCCACGCCTCGAACCGTTCGCGGCTATCTCGCGCGCGCTGCCTCGCGGCAGCAGGCAACAGCGATTGCCGAGCCCGAGGGCGTCGAGTTGTCTTATGAGACCGTCGAATGGACACCGCCCGAGGGCGTCCGTCTCACGGACGCGCTTTATGAAGAATACGGATTGCAGTCGATCCGTATTCCTGGCTCTCTGGGGCATCCGACCAAGCTCGTGCAGTCGGCGGCGATGGCGTCGGTCGCGCCGCCCAAGCCCTCCTATCGTCCGCATCTCCCCACAGCTATTGTCAGCGACGGCCTGCTGTCCGACGCGCAGCTTGAAAGCATCATCTATGCCGGCGAAGCGCATACGGACTTTCTGGCGGGCGCATGGAGTGTCGATGAGACCTTCGATCTCGTCACCGCCGCGCGCGACGACGCTGAGAGCGCCGTACGCTTCCGTCGCGGCTGGTTTCTCGGCGACGGCACCGGCGCGGGCAAGGGCCGCCAGGTCGCCGGCATCCTGCTCGACAACTGGCTGAAGGGCCGCCGTCGCGCCTTGTGGATCAGCAAGTCCGACAAGCTGATCGAGGACGCGCAGCGCGACTGGTCGGCCCTCGGCATGGAGCGACTGCTGGTTACGCCGCTCTCGCGCTTCCGCCAAGGCACGCCGATCCGCCTCGCGGAAGGCATCCTATTTACGACCTATGCCACGCTGCGCACCGATGAGCGCGGCGAGAAGCTTTCGCGCGTCCGGCAGATCGTCGAATGGTTGGGCTCCGACTTCGATGGAGTGATCATTTTCGACGAGAGCCATGCGATGCAGAACGCCGTCGGTGGCAAGGGCGAGCGTGGCGACCAGGCGCCGTCGCAACAGGGACGCGCAGGCTTGCGTCTTCAGCACGCCCTGCCGAACGCCCGCATCGTCTATGTCTCGGCGACGGGCGCCACGACCGTCCACAACCTCGCTTACGCCCAGCGCCTCGGGCTGTGCGGCGGCGAGGACTTTCCGTTCGCCACGCGCGCCGAATTCGTCGAGGCGATCGAGGATGGCGGCGTCGCGGCGATGGAAGTGCTGGCGCGCGACCTCAAGGCGCTCGGCCTCTATGCAGCGCGTTCGCTGTCCTACGAGGGTGTCGAGTACGAACTGGTCGAACACCGGCTCACGCCCGAACAGATCCGCATCTACGACGCCTATGCGGGCGCGTTCTCGATCATCCATAACAATCTCGACGCCGCAATGCAGGCGGCCAACATCACCGGCGAGACGGGCACGCTGAACGCCCAGGCCAAGGCCGCCGCGCGCTCGGCCTTCGAGAGCGCCAAGCAGCGCTTCTTCGGCCATCTGCTCACGTCGATGAAGACGCCGTCGCTCATCGGCGCGATCGAGCGCGATCTCGACGCCGGCCACGCCGCCGTCATCCAGATCGTCTCGACGGGCGAAGCCTTGATGGAGCGCCGGCTCGCGGAAATCCCAACCGAGGACTGGGGCGACGTCCAGGTCGATATCACGCCGCGCGAGTACGTGCTCGATTACCTCGCCCATTCCTTTCCGGTGCAGCTCTACGAGCCGTTCACCGACTCGGAAGGCAATCTCTCGTCGCGGCCGGTCTATCGCGACGGCCAGCCGGTCGAGAGCCGCGAAGCCGTCGCGCGTCGTGACCGCCTGATCGAGAAGCTCGCCTCGCTTCCGCCCGTGCCCGGCGCGCTCGACCAGATCGTCCAGCGCTTCGGCACCGACATCGTCGCCGAAGTCACCGGCCGATCGCGCCGCGTGATCCGCAAGGGCGACCGCCTGATGGTCGAGAACCGTGCGGCGTCGGCAAACCTAGCCGAGACCGCCGCTTTCATGGATGACACCAAGCGCATCCTCGTCTTCAGCGACGCCGGCGGCACCGGACGGAGCTATCACGCCGAGCTGTCGGCGCGGAATCGCAGGCTGCGTGTTCATTATCTCCTTGAGCCCGGATGGAAGGCGGACGCCGCCATCCAGGGCCTGGGCCGCACGAACCGCACCAACCAGGCGCAGCCGCCGCTGTTCCGGCCGATTGCGACCGACGTGAAGGCGGAGAAGCGCTTTCTCTCCACCATCGCGCGCCGCCTCGACACGCTGGGCGCCATCACGCGCGGCCAGCGCCAAACCGGCGGCCAGGGGTTATTCAGACCCGAGGATAATCTCGAAAGCCACTACGGCCGCGATGCACTCCGCCAGCTCTACATGTTGCTGGTGCGCGGCAAGGTCGAAGGCTGCTCGCTTCAGACCTTCGAGGCGTCGACCGGACTGAAGCTGATGGATGCCAACGGTATCAAGGACGAGCTGCCGCCGATCACGACCTTCCTCAACAGAATGCTGGCGCTGACTATCGACTTGCAGAACGTGCTCTTCACCGCGTTCGAGCAATTGCTCACCGCCCGCATCGAGGGCGCGATCGCATCCGGCACTTACGACGCCGGACTGGAGACGTTGCGCGCCGAGAGCTTCGTCGTCGCCGACCGAAGCGTCATCTATAGCCATCCGGCCACGGGCGCGGAGACCCGGCTGCTCACCATCACCGAACGCCGCCGCAACCAGCCCGTGACGCTGGACGAGGCGCTCGATCGTCTCTCCGATCCGCGCGCGGCCCTGCTCGTCAATGAGCGGTCGGGCAGAGCCGCCGTTCAAGTCCCGGCGCCGAGCCTCATGCTCGACGACGGCGAGATCGAACGCCGCGTCCGTCTGGTCCGGCCGATGGAACATCACAGTCTTCCGCTGAAGGTGATGGCGGAAAGCCATTGGGCCGAAGCCGATCGTAAGAGCTTCGCCTCGGCCTGGCAGACCGAACTCGGCGAAGTGCCCGAATTCACCGACAGCACCATCCATGTCGTTGCGGGCTTGCTCCTGCCGATCTGGAAGCGGCTGCCGAACGAGTCGACGCGCGTCTATCGGCTTCAGACCGATGCCGGCGAGCGCATCATCGGCCGCAAGGTCTCGCCCGCCTGGGTCGCGACCGCCCTCGCAGCCGGCGCTCCGACATTGACGCCTGACACCGCCTTCGCCGCCCTCATGGACGGCCGGACCGTCCTCGATCTCGCCGAAGGCCTCCAGCTCCGTCGCGTGCGGGTCATGGGCGCCAACCGCATTGAACTGTCGGGCTTCAACGACACGATGCGCGACCGGCTGAAAGCCTACGGCCTCTTCCACGAGATCATCTCCTGGAAACTGCGCATGTTCGTTCCGACCGACGCGAGCGGGATCGCGATACTGGCGAAGGTGCTCGACCGCTATCCGGTCGAGCGCGTCGGCGAGCGCGAGGCCGCGTGA